The Tripterygium wilfordii isolate XIE 37 chromosome 5, ASM1340144v1, whole genome shotgun sequence genome window below encodes:
- the LOC119998632 gene encoding elongation factor 1-alpha-like, with amino-acid sequence MTTSYLIYKLGGKSIERFEKEAAEMNKRSFKYAWILDKLKAEREHVRDYQILLHWTLILVNTMTFVKNMVTGTSQLALCAILIIDSIAGGFEACISKDGQTHT; translated from the exons ATGACCACTAGTTACTTGATCTATAAACTTGGAGGTAAAAGTATTGAGAGGTTTGAAAAGGAGGCTGCTGAGATGAACAAAAGATCATTCAAGTATGCCTGGATCCTGGACAAGCTCAAGGCTGAGCGTGAGCATG TTCGAGACTACCAGATATTACTGCACTGGACATTGATCCTCGTGAACACCATGACTTTTGTCAAGAACATGGTTACTGGTACCTCTCAGCTGGCTCTCTGTGCGATTCTCATTATTGACTCCATTGCTGGTGGTTTTGAAGCTTGTATATCTAAGGACGGACAGACTCATACTTGA